Proteins encoded within one genomic window of Psilocybe cubensis strain MGC-MH-2018 chromosome 2, whole genome shotgun sequence:
- a CDS encoding Quinone oxidoreductase-like protein 2-like protein (Quinone oxidoreductase-like protein 2 homolog), translating into MRAFVVKELTHPSNISVTDNVTEPTAGPEHVLVDVYSAGLNFFDILQSQGKYQNKPPLPFILGAEFAGKISQDSPIPKGCNLKRGQRVFGSAQGCYADKVAVPHWNVIPLPDNISFDQGAGLFITWPTSYEALVGRAELKKGEWVLVTAAAGGVGIAAVQIAKALGANVIAAAGSQAKIDIAKRVGGADHGVNYSVPGWQKEVLALTSGKGVNVIYDPVGLINDSLKCIAWKGRALVIGFAAGTIEKIPMNLVLLKNVAILGLHWGAYTQKEPERVPTVWKDILDLFASGRVKPVIYDTVYKLENLVDGLTALERRETWGKTIIRVKDEQEKARL; encoded by the exons ATGCGTGCTTTCGTTGTAAAGGAACTCACTCACCCTTCCAACATCTCTGTTACTGACAATGTAACGGAGCCTACGGCGGGTCCAGAGCATGTTCTCGTTGATGTGTACAGTGCCGGCCTCAACTTCTTTGAT ATATTGCAATCACAAGGCAAATATCAGAATAAACCGCCACTGCCATTCATTCTAGGGGCAGAGTTTGCCGGAAAGATTTCCCAGGATTCACCCATACCAAAAGGCTGCAACCTGAAGCGAGGTCAGCGAGTTTTTGGCTCAGCACAGGGATGCTACGCCGACAAGGTTGCTGTTCCCCACTGGAATGTCATCCCTTTGCCCGACAATATTTCATTTGATCAAGGTGCAG gtttgttcattACATGGCCCACCAGTTACGAAGCCCTTGTTGGAAGGGCTGAACTCAAGAAAG GTGAATGGGTTCTGGTGACCGCTGCCGCAGGGGGTGTTGGTATTGCTGCTGTTCAGATTGCGAAAG CTCTCGGCGCCAATGTCATTGCTGCTGCGGGCTCACAAGCAAAGATCGACATCGCAAAACGCGTTGGCGGCGCAGACCACGGCGTAAACTACTCTGTCCCTGGCTGGCAAAAAGAGGTTTTGGCTCTGACCAGCGGAAAAGGAGTGAACGTCATTTACGACCCAGTAGGCTTGATCAATG ATTCTTTGAAATGTATTGCATGGAAAGGAAGAGCTTTGGTAATTGGATTCGCTGCTGGAACTATCGAGAAG ATTCCCATGAACCTTGTTCTCTTGAAAAACGTGGCCATTCTCGGTCTCCACTGGGGCGCTTATACTC AAAAAGAACCTGAACGCGTACCAACTGTGTGGAAAGACATTCTGGA TTTGTTTGCTTCGGGTAGAGTAAAGCCCGTTATTTATGACACCGTGTACAAGCTCGAGAATCTTGTTGACGGACTAACCGCTttggaaagaagagaaaccTGGGGCAAAACCATCATTAGAGTAAAGGATGAACAAGAGAAAGCCAGGCTATGA
- a CDS encoding Long-chain-fatty-acid--CoA ligase FadD13 — translation MSWKPLRSLAESESLLTAPGTVHEVETVFVDGRLQRVYKNLWPSLREFWLSAVSQYSDDTYVVYEDQRLTYSQVHARAVRAAGVFRDVFGIKKGDRVGICSRNCPDYLVAFWACHLIGAVSVLVNAWLPQEPLLHCLVNTQCKLVIFDPERADLMHSTIQKIQHTASEPVSFLVFDFKEHNNRVWEGIRSFGDSLNDYRVDGAGVVDTPIVVLPEDNATLIFTSGTTGLPKGVLSTQRQFLTNVYNVLVGGFRASIRRGEDTPKVQRTVPQKGTLVTVPLFHVTGSTSFSMMATMTGMKIILTRKWDVEEAVRYDKVFVLINVARVQQFLRLIKSENVSVAGGVPSMVTDLTLSSLVGHPLEGLLFGGAPAPATLVLRANKAFPTATMIQGYGLTETNSIAVSLAGEDYVARPSSTGRASPVNEIQIVSENKCVPAGVAGEVWLRGPNVMKCYWRDPEATNALITQDGWLKTGDVGYLDEEGFLYIKDRNIIIRGGENVDSVTVENALYDDPRILEAAAVGVPDERLGELVAAIVSIRPEFQGQITEDTLIAHAKTRLPKFAVPVMIIILDTTFERTPSGKILKGELRKIARSHWELRRRGGNGKAGREALANL, via the exons ATGTCTTGGAAACCACTGCGGTCGTTGGCCGAAT CCGAGTCTCTCCTTACTGCCCCAGGCACCGTTCATGAAGTTGAGACTGTTTTCGTCGATGGAAGACTTCAGCGCGTCTACAAAAACCTCTGGCCTTCCCTGCGTGAATTTTGGCTTTCCGCTGTCTCTCAGTATTCAGACGACACGTATGTCGTATATGAAGATCAGCGCTTGACATACTCCCAGGTACATGCCCGTGCGGTTCGGGCGGCGGGGGTCTTTAGGGATGTCTTTGGAATTAAAAAAG GCGACAGGGTAGGCATTTGCTCGCGTAACTGTCCCGACTATCTCGTTGCCTTCTGGGCGTGCC ACCTTATCGGAGCGGTGTCTGTGCTAGTCAATGC CTGGCTGCCCCAAGAGCCCTTGCTGCATTGTTTGGTTAATACCCAATGCAAACTCGTCATCTTCGATCCAGAAAGAGCCGACTTGATGCATTCCACCattcaaaaaattcaacacaCGGCTTCAGAACCTGTCTCATTCCTTGTATTCGACTTCAAAGAACATAACAATAGAGTTTGGGAAGGCATAAGATCCTTCGGCGACAGCCTAAACGACTACCGTGTGGATGGGGCAGGGGTCGTCGATACTCCAATCGTGGTTCTTCCTGAGGATAATGCAACTTTAATTTTTACCTCGG GTACAACTGGGCTTCCCAAAGGCGTGCTTAGCACACAGCGACAGTTTTTGACAAATGTTTATAAT GTCCTTGTCGGTGGGTTTCGCGCGAGCATAAGAAGAGGGGAAGACACGCCAAAAGTACAAAGAACGGTTCCGCAAAAGGGGACGCTCGTCACTGTTCCACTGTTCCATGTCACTGGCTCAACGAGTTTCTCA ATGATGGCAACAATGACAGGGATGAAAATAATATTGACTCGGAAATGGGACGTTGAAGAAG CTGTACGGTACGATAAAGTATTCGTATTAATCAATGTTGCTCGAGTTCAACAATTTCTCAGGTTGATCAAAAGCGAGAATGTTTCCGTGGCTGGCGG TGTGCCATCAATGGTCACCGACCTCACTCTAAGTTCTTTGGTTGGGCATCCTCTAGAAGGCCTTCTATTCGGAGGTGCACCGGCTCCCGCGACGCTCGTTCTGAGAGCAAACAAAGCCTTTCCCACTGCGACCAT GATACAAGGTTACGGATTGACAGAGACGAATTCTATCGCTGTCTCT CTTGCAGGAGAAGACTATGTTGCCCGTCCTAGCAGCAC TGGCCGTGCGTCTCCTGTTAACGAAATCCAGATAGTTAGCGAAAATAAATGCGTCCCTGCTGGTGTTGCTGGCGAAGTTTGGTT GCGCGGTCCCAACGTCATGAAATGCTACTGGCGTGACCCAG AAGCCACAAATGCGTTAATAACTCAAGACGGCTGGCTTAAAACAGGCGACGTGGGCTACCTCGACGAGGAAGGTTTCCTTTATATAAAGGACAGAA ACATTATCATCCGCGGTGGAGAGAATGTT GATTCCGTGACTGTGGAAAATGCGTTGTATGATGATCCTCGGATATTAGAGGCTGCCGCGGTTGGAGTACCAGACGAACGCCTTGGAGAACTAGTAGCCGCAATCGTGTCCATCAGGCCTGAATTCCAGGGTCAAATCACGGAGGATACACTTATAGCACACGCAAAAACCCG CCTCCCCAAGTTTGCTGTACCCGTTATGATAATCATTTTAGATACAACATTTG AGCGTACCCCTTCAGGAAAGATCCTGAAAGGCGAGCTCCGAAAAATCGCAAGGAGCCATTGGGAATTGCGGCGTCGAGGTGGGAATGGGAAAGCTGGACGGGAAGCACTGGCAAACCTCTAG